One genomic window of Salvia miltiorrhiza cultivar Shanhuang (shh) chromosome 4, IMPLAD_Smil_shh, whole genome shotgun sequence includes the following:
- the LOC131022625 gene encoding uncharacterized protein LOC131022625 produces MGRQASQLKINPKKFGNLQKPCMREMMQFLSCLALTQGDDKRCSRQKSLLSSCMDAQATNTNKRKPWGSINYHLQKGRVKK; encoded by the exons ATGGGCAGACAAGCTTCTCAGCTGAAAATCAATCCAAAGAAATTTGGGAACCTTCAGAAACCTTGCATGAGAGAAATGATGCAGTTTCTCAGTTGTTTGGCTTTAACTCAAGGCGATGATAAAAGATGTAGCCGACAGAAGTCTTTGTTGAGCTCGTGCATGGATGCTCAG GCTACCAATACCAATAAGCGAAAACCTTGGGGCAGCATTAACTATCACCTTCAAAAGGGCAGGGTTAAGAAGTAA
- the LOC131022966 gene encoding protein FAR1-RELATED SEQUENCE 5-like — MDFDLNEYPSNDVGDENGNEDCDDNADVGYGDKDQSFEVVEENVEDEQDVEHDYQDIADLLNRIDVLEMVLEVGKPVKDPEAAHILYSEYARLMGFSVTKDNQGYFVGTRIWRYKTFLCACHGKSETKTSLDSGMATYKKQDRKTMCKAKLRVSRRRNQPWKVRSWYKEHNHELFPSDQSYLLRSVRSLSGSKKALIEAMNSAGISISRACAFMEKESGGAQNCGFTRKDAYNHINGIKMKIKVENSDANSLIQYFSKMSNNSTYRTNIYKLVCVHFVGVNHNLKNVMFGMSFLSDEATRSYEWLLSTFLESMHSKQSDIIFTDQCQSLMNAIDFVFPSASHRLCQWHINQNAPSHFGKLNGNTLFKNAWFHCMNGCDTEDEFEVAWMCMIDEYGLGENRWFNTMYGLKRRWSSVFTNQRFCAGLHATSCSEVTNKVIKNLCSVSTSLHDFVLKFEEVQIQWRRKEAGDDALCIGMLGLFVQNNELLNSAAKFLTSVFKKLEHEASYSMNVDLIKGPSSYVSDDIEFTVSSGCQTRAYQKRKLPHSDDVSNRASFDMPCGSQGNANPNDTPTSPWTHSDSMAYANIINNEEAVNPTPADISKGKANQQIPVKKACCQARASHKRKLPHSDDVSNRAPFAMPSGSHENDVSYDTTYGTWDDTFGWIHADSRTYVNIIDNEEPVIPNLE, encoded by the exons ATGGATTTTGATTTGAACGAGTATCCATCTAATGATGTTGGCGATGAAAATGGAAATGAAGATTGTGATGATAATGCAGATGTTGGATACGGAGATAAGGATCAAAGTTTTGAAgtagttgaggaaaatgttgaAGATGAGCAAGATGTTGAGCATGATTATCAAGATATTGCCGATCTACTTAATAGGATTGATGTACTTGAGATGGTATTAGAGGTTGGAAAACCTGTGAAAGATCCCGAAGCAGCCCATATTTTATATTCCGAGTATGCAAGACTGATGGGATTTAGTGTGACAAAAGATAACCAAGGTTACTTTGTTGGCACTAGAATATGGCGCTACAAAACTTTTCTTTGCGCTTGCCATGGTAAGAGTGAAACGAAAACATCATTGGATAGCGGGATGGCTACTTACAAGAAGCAAGATCGGAAGACCATGTGTAAGGCAAAGCTAAGGGTGTCACGCAGACGTAATCAGCCATGGAAAGTGAGGTCTTGGTACAAAGAGCACAATCATGAATTATTCCCCTCTGACCAGTCCTATTTGTTACGCTCAGTCCGTTCTTTGTCTGGATCGAAGAAAGCTTTGATAGAAGCAATGAATTCAGCAGGCATTAGCATCTCTCGTGCTTGTGCATTCATGGAGAAGGAGTCAGGCGGGGCACAAAATTGTGGTTTTACACGGAAGGATGCATATAATCACATTAATGGCATAAAGATGAAGATAAAAGTGGAAAACAGTGATGCAAATAGCCTTATTCAATATTTCAGTAAGATGTCGAATA ATAGTACATATCGGACCAACATATACAAGCTTGTTTGTGTTCATTTTGTTGGTGTCAACCATAATTTGAAGAATGTTATGTTTGGAATGAGTTTCCTATCTGATGAAGCCACCCGATCTTACGAATGGTTACTTTCCACTTTCTTGGAGTCTATGCATTCGAAACAATCGGACATAATTTTTACGGATCAATGCCAATCGCTTATGAATGCAATTGATTTCGTATTCCCGAGCGCTAGTCATCGTCTATGTCAGTGGCATATCAACCAAAACGCGCCATCGCATTTTGGAAAATTGAATGGAAATACACTCTTCAAGAATGCTTGGTTTCATTGTATGAACGGATGTGACACTGAGGATGAATTTGAAGTAGCGTGGATGTGTATGATTGATGAATACGGGCTTGGCGAGAATAGATGGTTTAATACGATGTACGGGCTGAAAAGGAGGTGGTCCTCTGTCTTTACAAATCAGCGATTTTGTGCCGGCCTACATGCAACATCGTGTAGTGAGGTAACAAACAAAGTTATTAAGAACCTTTGTAGCGTAAGCACATCATTACATGATTTTGTGCTTAAGTTTGAAGAAGTACAAATTCAATGGAGGCGAAAAGAAGCAGGAGATGATGCACTTTGTATAGGAATGTTAGGTCTATTTGTGCAAAATAATGAACTTTTAAATAGTGCAGCTAAATTCTTGACAAGTGTCTTTAAAAAATTGGAGCATGAGGCTAGTTATTCAATGAATGTTGATTTAATCAAAGGCCCATCAAGTTATGTTTCGGATGACATAGAATTCACTGTGTCGTCTG GTTGTCAAACTCGTGCATATCAGAAACGTAAGTTGCCCCACTCCGACGATGTTAGTAACCGTGCATCCTTTGATATGCCATGTGGTTCTCAGGGTAATGCTAACCCTAATGACACACCTACTTCTCCATGGACTCATTCTGATTCTATG GCATATGCgaatattattaataatgaagAAGCAGTAAACCCCACTCCAGCTGACATCTCTAAAGGCAAGGCTAACCAACAAATACCCGTCAAGAAAGCAT GTTGCCAAGCTCGTGCATCTCACAAACGTAAGTTGCCCCACTCCGATGATGTTAGTAACCGTGCACCCTTTGCTATGCCATCGGGTTCTCATGAAAATGATGTCTCATATGACACAACATATGGCACTTGGGATGATACTTTTGGTTGGATTCatgctgattctagg ACATATGTGAATATTATTGATAATGAAGAACCGGTAATACCCAATCTGGAGTGA
- the LOC131022626 gene encoding RNA polymerase II C-terminal domain phosphatase-like 2 — translation MSRLGFKSVVYHGDVYLGELEAVPVKVGNFQFPNNEIRIHHISHNSERCHPLSVLQTISYGSVVCKLEPCSNGNINPNEQSPLINLHASCFYELKTAVVLLGTEEIHLVAMPSKQKKFPCFWCYSVPCGLYNACLWMLNTRCLAIVFDLDETLIVANTMKSFEDRIEALVGWIARESDPIRESGMTAEMKRYVEDRALLKQYAETDSVVDGGKAYKMQHEEVPLLSDGVHRVVRPVVRLPEKNIVLTRINPENRDTSVLVRLRPAWEDLKNYLTAKGRKRFEVYVCTMAERDYALEMWRLLDPEAHLISSKQLLDRVVCVRSGARKSLLNVFQNGNCHPKMAMVIDDRLKVWEDKDQPRVHVVPAFTPYYAPQAETANAVPVLCVARNVACNVRGGFFKEFDESVLRRISDIFYENEVFNLPCAPDVSNYLISEDANLIPNGNLNAPVADGMNGPEVAQRLLSVDEKNGTHAVSLPIANNLELKFEISKTPVMSVANATAPLTRAILPSEKPSLLGDPFRRDSRFSASSEPPLLSRFPWQAPHLQPQGGWIAENDSSRGNFSNRTPGIVSEGQRGLQNSLSHGTSSSVPPELSHINPVKAEEANSVCDSLKQGPLLSNQFADVAVSNNQPPTTSKELKNEGDKMNLLPSMSINVLQEIGRRCRSKVEFRPVVSTSNDLQFSVEVFFTGEKIGVGMGKTRKDAQQQAADNALRSLAENYISYIEPHSTAVDNDFDRLILEKENGFLWDVAKPGPEELPVRNGFPKQNSSEVGNFENTSHG, via the exons ATGAGTCGATTAGGGTTTAAATCAGTGGTTTATCATGGAGATGTGTATCTAGGGGAGCTGGAAGCAGTTCCAGTGAAGGTTGGGAATTTCCAGTTCCCCAATAATGAGATTCGAATTCATCACATCTCGCATAACAGCGAGAGATGCCATCCCCTCTCTGTTTTGCAGACGATTTCATATGGCTCTGTTGTATGCAAACTCGAGCCCTGCTCTAATGGCAATATAAATCCCAACGAGCAGTCTCCGTTGATCAATCTCCACGCTTCATGCTTCTACGAGCTTAAG ACGGCAGTTGTATTGCTCGGAACTGAGGAAATTCATTTAGTGGCAATGCCTAGCAAGCAGAAGAAATTTCCATGTTTTTGGTGCTACTCGGTGCCATGTGGTTTGTATAACGCTTGCTTATGGATGTTGAATACCCGTTGTTTAGCGATAGTATTTGATCTAGACGAAACTCTTATTGTTGCGAACACTATGAAGTCATTTGAAGATAGAATTGAGGCTTTGGTGGGTTGGATTGCACGTGAAAGTGACCCTATTCGGGAATCTGGGATGACAGCAGAGATGAAGAGATACGTTGAGGATCGTGCATTACTGAAGCAGTATGCCGAGACTGACAGTGTTGTGGATGGTGGTAAAGCATATAAGATGCAACACGAGGAAGTTCCTCTTCTATCTGATGGAGTTCATCGTGTTGTTCGGCCTGTAGTAAGATTGCCTGAGAAAAATATTGTGCTTACTCGCATTAATCCTGAG AATCGTGATACCAGTGTGTTGGTCAGGTTACGACCTGCATGGgaagatttaaaaaattatctaaCTGCAAAAGGCCGGAAAAGATTTGAAGTTTATGTTTGTACCATGGCCGAGAGAGATTATGCCCTGGAAATGTGGCGGCTGCTTGATCCAGAAGCACACTTAATTAGCTCAAAGCAGCTACTTGACCGTGTTGTATGTGTCAGATCCG GCGCTAGGAAATCTTTGCTCAATGTCTTCCAGAATGGAAATTGTCATCCAAAAATGGCGATGGTTATAGATGACCGGTTGAAGGTGTGGGAGGACAAGGATCAGCCTCGTGTTCATGTAGTTCCTGCATTCACTCCATATTATGCTCCACAGGCTGAG ACTGCCAATGCTGTTCCTGTCCTTTGTGTAGCAAGGAATGTAGCATGCAATGTTAGAGGTGGTTTTTTCAA AGAGTTTGATGAGAGTGTCTTGAGAAGAATATCTGACATATTCTATGAAAATGAGGTTTTCAACTTACCCTGTGCACCGGACGTGAGCAACTATCTGATTTCAGAG GATGCTAATTTGATACCAAATGGGAATTTAAATGCTCCAGTTGCTGATGGAATGAATGGACCTGAAGTTGCACAAAGATTGCTTTCTGTG GATGAGAAGAATGGCACCCATGCTGTTTCCCTTCCCATTGCTAATAACCTTGAGTTGAAGTTTGAAATCTCAAAGACTCCTGTAATGTCTGTTGCAAATGCTACTGCTCCACTTACCAGGGCAATTTTACCTTCTGAAA AACCTAGTTTGCTTGGTGATCCATTTCGAAGAGATAGCCGGTTTTCAGCTTCATCTGAACCACCTTTGTTGTCTAGGTTTCCTTGGCAGGCGCCACACCTGCAGCCACAAGGTGGCTGGATAGCTGAAAATGATTCTAGTAGAGGGAATTTTAGCAATCGGACCCCAGGAATAGTTTCAGAAGGTCAACGAGGTCTTCAGAACTCACTCAGTCATGGTACATCATCATCAGTTCCTCCTGAACTTTCACATATAAATCCAGTGAAAGCCGAAGAG GCTAACTCGGTCTGTGACAGCCTGAAGCAGGGCCCTTTATTATCAAATCAGTTTGCAG ATGTTGCTGTGTCAAACAATCAACCTCCAACTACTAGTAAAGAGTTAAAAAATGAAGGTGATAAAATGAACCTGTTGCCATCTATGTCTATTAATGTGCTCCAAGAGATTGGAAGAAGATGTAGATCAAAG GTTGAATTCAGGCCTGTTGTCAGTACCAGCAATGATTTACAGTTCTCAGTAGAG GTATTCTTTACAGGTGAGAAAATTGGTGTTGGAATGGGGAAAACGAGGAAAGATGCCCAGCAACAGGCTGCAGACAATGCTCTTCGTAGCTTAGCTG AAAATTATATATCTTATATTGAACCTCATTCTACCGCTGTGGATAATGATTTTGATAGACTCAttttggaaaaagaaaatgggTTTCTTTGGGACGTTGCCAAGCCTGGACCAGAAGAACTACCAGTTAGAAATGGATTTCCCAAACAAAATAGCTCTGAAGTGGGGAATTTTGAGAATACTTCCCATGGCtga